Part of the Candidatus Moraniibacteriota bacterium genome is shown below.
GAAAGATGAACAAGCGGGATTGGACTATGGCGGCGTTGGTCGATACAACAATATCAACATGGGTGATCCGTGGTTTGATACGAAAGATAGTGGTGATGCGTTCTACTATTTCAACGGTAAAGAGTACAAAGGTACGTGGAAAAAAGACAAGAAAAGTTTGGAGAGCAAACTTACTTTCCTCGATGAATCTGGCAAAGAGATACTCTTTGTTCCTGGGCAGATATGGGTGGATGTGATGGAACCTGGACAGGGAATTAAATGGGAACCGGGAGTGTAGAAGAGGAACTTGGTTGGTTTCGTCATTCCCGTGACTGTCTGTCAGTAGGCGTGGAAGGCGGGAATCCGGTCTTCACGAGCTTCCGATAAACATGCAACAAATTGAGTTTATAGCGTGATGGTTTTTGGTTCTGTGATAACGAGTTCCTGTTTTCGCAGGAATGATGTACTGTATGATTCTCTTCTTCTTTGGTGAGGATGCGTTTCGGTTGAGGGAGAAACGCCTTGCTCTGAAACAGACATTTTTTGAAAAAAACCCGGGTTCGACGGGTTTTTTCGAATTCGATTTTTCGGACGGGACGGATACGGCGGCGCTTGCAGCATGTCTTTCGCAGGCAGGGCTTTTTGCGGTGAAAAAATTTGTAATTGCTGGCAATGTTTTTGACGCGCCTATAGATACGCGGCGCTCGCTCGCTGAATTCCTCGAAGAGAACGTAAAGGAACTTTCTGCCGATGAAAACAGAATTTTACTTCTCTTTCACAATGGACAGCCGAAGAAAAACGAGAAGCTCTGGAAGGCGGTTTCTGTAAAAGAGGTAAAATCTCAGGAGTTTACTTCTCTCAGTGGGGCGGCACTTTTCAAGTGGATAGACGAATCGGTGAAGAAGTTTGGTTCGACCGATATGGAACTTCCGGCGAAGAAACTTCTTTCGGAAATCTGCCTGAGCGAAGCAAAGCGGGCAGGCGAAAAGAGACAGGTTGATATGTTCCGTCTTGAGGCAGAACTGAAGAAACTCGCCGCGTATCGTGTCGGCGAGACGATTCGCGAAGAAGATATTCGACAGCTCTCTTCTATTCCTGCGAGTGAGGAGAATGTTTTCCAGGCGCTTGATAATCTCTTTTCTGGCAGACGAAAAGAAGCGGCGTTGCTCTTTGCGCATCTCGCGAACGGAGGCGAGGCACTCGGACTTCTTGGTATGTGTGCGTGGCAACTTAGAAACATTATTCGCGTGAAGGGTGCGCTTATGGATGGACAGATTCGAAGTTCGATGGAAGCGGCAAAGCTTCTCGGTATGCATCCCTTTGCCGCTGGAAAGTGCTTCGAGATCGCTTCACGATCTTCTTTTGACTCACTCGAGCAATCTTTCTCTCTCCTCACTCGCCTCGACCGCGAAGCAAAGTCCGGCGAACGCGATCCAGAGGGAGCACTCCTAGGGTTTGTGGTCGGACGAGGGTGATAAGCCTTTTTTTCACCGTTACGAATCCCGGTGTGGCATGACAGCTCTTTGGTAAGATTTTCAGTAGAGCCTATCTCAAAAATAATCTTTGCCTTACTTTTTGTAAATTTTGACGGAAAACCATTTAAAACTCGTCGAAATATCAATGATATTCCTCCTTATTTTTCACAATTTTCCATTACCCTTGTAAAAAGATAACTATGATGAAAGAAACCATTCAAAAGTTCTTTTCCGTTTTGAATAGCCGAATGATATACCGCGTGCAGACGGCGCACGTATTGCGATCAGTAGCACTTTCGTTCGTGAGCGTGTATGTGCCGGCATTTCTGTTGACGCACGGGTATTCATTGCGCGGGACGATTCTGTTCTTCATTGTGTTTCATGGTGTCGGACTTGTTGCTGTGTTTGCGCTTGTGGTGCCAATGCTTCGAAAGTGGGGAATGGTGACGACTATTCGATGGTACTACCCGCTTCAGATGTTGTTTCTTGGGATTTTGCTTTTGGGAAATGGTAGAGATTTCTCCATATGGGCGGCAGCTGCAATTGGTGGCATTGCCAATATGATGTACTATGTACCACTTAATGTGCTCTTCATGCAGCACACGGATCGAGAAACGATAGCCAAAGATTTCTCAATGTTTTTTGCACTCCCGACGATTTTTGGTCTCGTAGGACCGATTTTGGGAGCAATCCTTGTTGTTTCAGTAGGGTTTGGGGCAACATTTGCAGTTGCATTCCTTGGGCTTCTTATTTCATCTCTCCCTCTTCAATCGCTTGAAAGTGACGAACGAATAGACCTTCGCTTTTCTGAAGTATTCTCGATGTTTCGGCGACGAAAGCTCCTTTTCTTTCTCGAAGGGTTCGACAATATCGTGGAAGAATCGGAATGGTTATGGGGCATTATTGTCTTTCTTCTCATCGGCTCGCTCGCGACACCCGGCATTGTTGGTTCTCTTGAATCTTTAGGGGGCGCTGTCTTTACGATTCTTGTAGGAAGATACGTGAACAAGCAGAAGAGTACACTTTCTATCCTTTTTGTGAGTATTACCCTCCTTGCAATTGTATGGTGCGCGCGGTTCTTTATAGCTACACCGCTCCCCGCATACCTTATTACGGTTGTATCGTCATTTACCATGACACTTTTCTTGGTGTCTTATTTCGCGATGATTTATCGTAAAGTGAAAGGGGATCAGGATGCGGAGTTTATTATCCTGCGGGAAATCCCGACGGTATTTGGGCGGATGATTGTTTTTGGCATCGCGATTCTGGTTGCCTCCGATATTGAGAAGTTCTTTTATGTCCCGATTGTGGCGATGGCGATTGTTCTGGTTGCAGTGGTAACCATGAGAAAATATCTCGTTAGCACATAGGATATTATTTTTCTCTTCAAATAAAAATCCCCGACCAGTTGGCTGGGGATTTTTCTTGTTGTTCACATTTTTAGCTGCAGTACCACCGGATGCTTTTTGGCGAGAGTGAGTATCAGTTCGCAGAATAAGAAATTAGTCCAACCAAATCATGGTCGCGTGAATTTTTTTGTACGACTGTTGTTGAAGGAATTGTAAACAGGGTCTTGGAACAATATATAAACCCGCTAATGATAATCATCGGCGGGTTCTGAGTGAGATTCAACCCCTATTATTTTTTTAGAGGGGACTATCTCGCGTTTTGTAGGAGTTTCCCATCCAGAGTAAGTGGGATGTCTCCAAGCCACCGAGAACATTTTCTGCAAGTTGCTCGGAGAAATTCAAGCAACTTTCCTGTTTCTGTTGGGAACTGCTTGCGGGAAATGCAAGGAGTAGCATTTGTGCTACAAAATGGGCAAGTATGAACTGTCATGGGAAGTCCTCCTTAGGATGGTTTCTGAGAGACTTTTTTTGAAATGTGCTTCGAACTATTTCTCCAATACCGCTTTCTTCACGAGGGCGTTGAGGCGCGACTTCTTACGGGCGGCGGTGTTTTTTTTGATAATATTTTTCTCAGCCGCTTTGTCGAGGCTCTTGATAGCGAGTTTAAGTTCCGCCTGTGCGGTCTTTACATCCTTTGCTATCACTGCTTCACGAGTTTTCTTGATGGCGCTTTTGAAGACACCTTTTACGATCTTGTTTCGATCGGTCTTCTTGGCAGTGACGCGCATGTATTTCTTGGCGGAGTCTTTGATCGGCATACACTTTCAAAAATAAATTAGCCTCTCATGTCGCATGAGATGTCTCTCTCTTGTACCATGCGGATTGTTTTTTGGCAAGAGGCGGGATTTTGTGGTAGAGTGAGGGCACTTTTTGAATGACTATGATTGCATTACTTGAGGGTCCAATTGCCGCTATACGTCATGATTCTGCCATTGTGTTGGCAGGTGGCGTGGGATATAAAGTGCATCTTACGCCCTATACGCTAGGGAAAATTGCAGGGTCATCGTCTGCGCGTTTTCATATATTTACCAATGTCCGGGAGGATGCAATTACACTCTATGGTTTCTTGGATGAAGGGGAATTGGTGATGTTTGAGTTGCTCATATCAGTAAACGGAGTCGGACCAAAGATGGCGCTTGGCATTCTCTCGGTTGCAGAACCGGCGTCGATTCGGGCAGCGGTTGTCGGGAAAGACATTTCTATCTTAACGAGGATTTCCGGCGTAGGGAAGCGTACTGCAGAACGAATACTGCTTGACCTTGAGAACAAGGTAGGTGCATTGACCGAAGAGGGTCTCAAGGGAGCGACGGAGGAGAGTGAGTTGATTGAGGCATTGAGCTCTATGGGATATGCGCCGGGAGAGGTGCGTGAAGCGATGAAGATGATTGCTCCGGAAACAACTCGTGTCGAGGAAAAGATAGGAGCGCTTCTTAAGGTTCTTGGAAAGAAGTGATGATTATTTATTGCGTGAAGTAAGAAGTTGATATTGAGATTGTTGTATGCATGAATTCGAGTGTATCTCGTGGCTCAATAGGCATTGTCCCGATGGAGGATTCCTTCAGTCGGAAATGTGGCGCGCATTCAAAAATCGAGAAGGTTTCTCGACGGAGCATTTTGAAGGCGGTGGGCTGTGGGGGAATGCAATAGAACACACGCTTCCATTTGCGGGGAAATATTGGTATATGCCACGTGGACCGGTTTTGGCAGGCACTTCGTCTGCGACGCAGAGCCCAGAATGGGCACATATTCTTGCGGAGGCAAAAGAGCGCGGAGTGGCATGGATACGGGTAGAGCCAAGGAATAATGCGGAACTCGCAATGCTTCAGGAATGGTCGAGGGCGTATGCTGTCAAAAAGGCGCCACATGATATGCAGCCGAGAGAAATTCTTGCTGTAGATATTTCTGAAAGCGAGGAGAAATTTTTTGCAAACATGAAACCAAAGACGCGGTATAATATTCGTCTCGCTGAGAAACGCGGGGTTGAAATCTCTTCCGATCGGAATGAGCGGACGCTTAATGAATTTCTTCGTATGAATCGAGAGACAGCCGTTCGGAATCACATCTCAACACATCCCGACCGGCATTACCAACATCTCCTCGAATCATTTCCACACGAGACGCTCGAACTTTTCACGGCGCGATATGACGGGCAGACGCTTGCGGCGATACTCGTCGCATTCTTCGGCGATACGGCGACCTATTTGCATGGCGCCTCGAGTGACGATGACCGCGGTCTCATGGCACCCTATCTCCTGCAGTCACATGCGATAGAAACAGCGCGACGTCGCAATGGTGTTCGATATGATTTTGGTGGAATTGATACGACTGGGGAAGTGCCGAGTCTCTCAGGCATCACGCGATTCAAGCAGGGATTTGCAAAAAATGTCAATGCTATTCAGTATCCAGGGAGTTATGATATAGTGCTTATACCAAGCCGATATGTACTCTACAAGAGTATAAGCATGTCAAAGGCAGCTGTCATAAAAGCGAAAAGACACTTGACAAAATAATAATTTCTTGCGATAATTACGCGTCTGAATGGAGGCAGACAGCTTTAACTTTATGTCTATGATTGAAAAAGATATTCAATCTCTCGGTCTCAATGAGAAGGAAGCGAAGGTATATCTCGCTTCACTCGAACTCGGACAAGCGACGGTGCAGAAGATTTCTATGAAGGCGAGCATCAAACGCCCGACGACGTATTTTATCATTGAAAACTTGATGGAACGCGGACTCATGTCGAGCTATTACCAAGGAAAGAAGCAGTTGTTCATGGCGGAAATGCCTGAACGCATTCTCGATCTTATTGCCAAGGAACGAAAAGATTTGGAACTTCGCGAAGAGCAATTTAAGCGTTTGCTTCCCGAACTCCAATCAATCAATAATCGCAACAAAGACAAACCAGTGGTGAAATACTATGAGGGGAAGGAAGGGGTGATTTCAATGACATTGGATCACATGAAACTGAGTAAAAATCAGGTGTTTTATACGGTTTTTTCTCGCGATATTATTGAACAGGTAATGACTCCTGATGAATTAACTCGTTTTCGAAAGGAACGGCTTGGAAATAAAATTTCCGCAAGAGCAATTTATTCTCGGGAGAAAGGTGATCTTACTGGTGTTGAGAATGCGAATATGGTAAGGCTACCGGCAAAAGATTTTCCCGTGAGTTGTGACATTGCTTTTTATGAAGACAAGGTTCGGATTGCTTCTTTTAAAGATAGGCTTATGGGAGTGGTGATAGAGGATAAGGAAATTGCTCAATCTTTTCGTGTCATATTTGAACTGGCGTGGAAATGGGTTAATAGAGAAAAGTCCTGAGGTTGAATAGAGGAAAATATTCTGGTCTCATGACTCGTGAAAAGATTTTAAAAGACCGTCACAATATATGAGGCGGTCTTTTCGCTTGGAAAAAGTGGAAAAAGTTGATGGGTTGCAAGTGTGAGCCTGCAACCCATGGTGGTGTTTAAACTGGCATGACCTTTCTCCTTCATGGGAGAGTCTCCTTTCGCCTCGTGCGCACGAGACTTCGGAGGGTTAAAGAACATGTCTGCTCCGATTCTTCGTTGGGAACCAGTGTGCAGACACCCGTACCTACATTTCCAAGGTAGCACATTCTTATATTTTGTCAAGAACTGGACAGCTTTGTTGGTTTTGTGGATTTTTTTGGACATATTGCTGTTTTTTTGGCGAGTATTTTCTTCGTGCTATACTCAAGCCATGGTATTGGCATCTTTTACGCGGATTGTTCCGCAATCAGTCAAGAATATCTATCATCTTTCTGTTGCCACCTTGGCGGGCGCTGTTTTTGGGTTTCCGGGGCGG
Proteins encoded:
- the holA gene encoding DNA polymerase III subunit delta translates to MILFFFGEDAFRLREKRLALKQTFFEKNPGSTGFFEFDFSDGTDTAALAACLSQAGLFAVKKFVIAGNVFDAPIDTRRSLAEFLEENVKELSADENRILLLFHNGQPKKNEKLWKAVSVKEVKSQEFTSLSGAALFKWIDESVKKFGSTDMELPAKKLLSEICLSEAKRAGEKRQVDMFRLEAELKKLAAYRVGETIREEDIRQLSSIPASEENVFQALDNLFSGRRKEAALLFAHLANGGEALGLLGMCAWQLRNIIRVKGALMDGQIRSSMEAAKLLGMHPFAAGKCFEIASRSSFDSLEQSFSLLTRLDREAKSGERDPEGALLGFVVGRG
- a CDS encoding DUF1622 domain-containing protein, with the translated sequence MMKETIQKFFSVLNSRMIYRVQTAHVLRSVALSFVSVYVPAFLLTHGYSLRGTILFFIVFHGVGLVAVFALVVPMLRKWGMVTTIRWYYPLQMLFLGILLLGNGRDFSIWAAAAIGGIANMMYYVPLNVLFMQHTDRETIAKDFSMFFALPTIFGLVGPILGAILVVSVGFGATFAVAFLGLLISSLPLQSLESDERIDLRFSEVFSMFRRRKLLFFLEGFDNIVEESEWLWGIIVFLLIGSLATPGIVGSLESLGGAVFTILVGRYVNKQKSTLSILFVSITLLAIVWCARFFIATPLPAYLITVVSSFTMTLFLVSYFAMIYRKVKGDQDAEFIILREIPTVFGRMIVFGIAILVASDIEKFFYVPIVAMAIVLVAVVTMRKYLVST
- the rpsT gene encoding 30S ribosomal protein S20 — translated: MPIKDSAKKYMRVTAKKTDRNKIVKGVFKSAIKKTREAVIAKDVKTAQAELKLAIKSLDKAAEKNIIKKNTAARKKSRLNALVKKAVLEK
- the ruvA gene encoding Holliday junction branch migration protein RuvA, with the protein product MIALLEGPIAAIRHDSAIVLAGGVGYKVHLTPYTLGKIAGSSSARFHIFTNVREDAITLYGFLDEGELVMFELLISVNGVGPKMALGILSVAEPASIRAAVVGKDISILTRISGVGKRTAERILLDLENKVGALTEEGLKGATEESELIEALSSMGYAPGEVREAMKMIAPETTRVEEKIGALLKVLGKK
- a CDS encoding peptidoglycan bridge formation glycyltransferase FemA/FemB family protein; the encoded protein is MHEFECISWLNRHCPDGGFLQSEMWRAFKNREGFSTEHFEGGGLWGNAIEHTLPFAGKYWYMPRGPVLAGTSSATQSPEWAHILAEAKERGVAWIRVEPRNNAELAMLQEWSRAYAVKKAPHDMQPREILAVDISESEEKFFANMKPKTRYNIRLAEKRGVEISSDRNERTLNEFLRMNRETAVRNHISTHPDRHYQHLLESFPHETLELFTARYDGQTLAAILVAFFGDTATYLHGASSDDDRGLMAPYLLQSHAIETARRRNGVRYDFGGIDTTGEVPSLSGITRFKQGFAKNVNAIQYPGSYDIVLIPSRYVLYKSISMSKAAVIKAKRHLTK